The Periophthalmus magnuspinnatus isolate fPerMag1 chromosome 10, fPerMag1.2.pri, whole genome shotgun sequence genome segment ATTTGACTATCTCCTCCAGGTGTGCATCAGTGTTCAGCGATGTGTGTTCCTCCTTAAGCCCTTCTCCGCACGACGATGGAGACGACGCTATGACCTTCTGATCAGTTTCATTGTGTGGGTGGTGGTCGGTGTGTGCTGCTCTCCTTTCATTTTGATGCGCTCCCCTTCTAAACACCAACCTACAGTCTCCAATTTGACCCAGTTTAAGGACTTGAACTTATCTTTAACAAACCAAGGATGCTTCAAAGACTTACCAATGCGGCATGTCTCTCAGTCTACTGCTGTAGCTATGATTACGTTTGGTGAACTGTTTGGATTTCTTTTGCCTTTACTCTGCATAAGCTATAGCTCATTTCGAATTGCGCACTCCCTcacccaaaaacaaaaaagtctagATCATCAAAACTCACTACGAAACAGGTTGCATTCTTTCAGCTCAAATGTTGACATTCAGTACCAGGAAAAACAAGCTAAAGGTGAAAAACATCGGGCTTTGAAAATGGTGCTGAGTTGTTCGGGtcttttcctgttttgttttggtccgtATCATGTCAACTTCCTTCTTTACTTATTGATGTCGCAGGATATTTTGACAGACTGTGTAACCGTAGTAGCTGTACGGAAATTTCACCCATTTTCTTTGTGCATAGCCAGCCTAAGTTGCTGCTTAAATCCAATTCTGTATTACTTCCTAACAACTGAATTCCGGATGCACTTTATGCAGCGGACCACCTCCTTTTCTGATACATTCCTCTCATCGCCCCTTAGCTCTCCAAAATATAATTCAGGCAAGTATAAGCCAAAACGGATGGATAGTACTTTGTCAAATTTTTGATGCTTCAGAGACTTAAATTCTATTCGAAAAAAAGATGGCAGTTTGGTCCCAGCtgccacagatgaacactgttgttgtgtcaccgggcaagacacttaaagcacCTCGCCCCCATTGTCtttgtgcactggtgtatgagtgtttgcgtgaatgggtgagtagttctcTGATATGAACAAtttttaagtgccttgaaggtagaaaagcactatataaatacaACCATGTGGTGGTACATTTATGACCGTTTAGAgttgcctagaatgttacacagtatggcattaaaacagctgtatctccatgtagacaatcAGATGGtaaaatagatacgtttaatgccataatgtgggtAAATTCCAGGGAAAGTAATGAGATCTGAGAGTAGCAGGTATAGTAGATCTCCACCATCAATTTTTTTGTAGTACAACTTTAAGATACAGTAATATAGTTTATGGGGGTTCAGAGAGGTTCAgaatatgtgtaaataaaagtcaaattctGCGATATTAAAACAGTGCCATTCTATAAGCAGCTGATAGACTGTGGTTAATGACACTTAATGCATTTGAGTCTAAACTGACCAGAGCGGTGACATTGGTGTTAAAGTCCCTCAGCCCAAGAGTTCACTTCTGAGAATGAAACGCCTCATTTAACAAAAACTCGCAAATAAAAAACTCATTCTTACTTAACCCCACATTGTATCAGCATTACCAACTAAACACAAGCCCAATTTTTCCGGGAAGGCAACATATGAGCTGATTTTTATCATATTATCTTCATCTTAAAATAACACACATGGGCTTGGGAGTAAAAATGAAGGAGGAGATATGAACATGTTCCGGTAATTTACGCTATTGTTCCAAAGGCCATCATCCATTCATCTTAaaactatttaatatttttgcccCTGGGGAAAAATAAATTTATTTGAATTGAACTAGTTAAGAAAGTATTTCATGCCTGTACTTAATTATTGCATGAACAGAGGCCTAAAATATGTACGCCTATGTTCATGCAGTATTTATATGGAACAAGTGGCACAATTTATCTATCTCGAGGtcaacatttttttgttgttttccttTGTACCCCTCAGTATGCAGTGATGACATTGATTTGGTATAAAACTTAAGTATATTGAACTATGGAACTGACAGATATTGAAGCTAATACACAATAGTAATGCAGATAACCATATGCATGagataagaaaaaaacacaaacaatgcAACCAATTTATTTTACCCTGCATTaaaaaagtaactaaatacTAATATTGTAATGACAATGCCACTTCTCACTATTGTACTTCTCACTATTTAGTCCATTGcttaatgtattgttttgtaaataaaagtattttgtggtTGTATTGTCTTTGACAGCAGTTGCAAACAGGTGGCAGTTACTGTGCTTAAACTTTCTTCCATGACAACAGAACACACTGCACTCATTTTAACTGCCATGACCTCAATTCAACTGTGCCCACACTGTGCATGATAAACCAAGAACTGCAACAACAGGAAACCCCCTTTATAATGAATTTGCATGCATGAAGAGTACAAGTACAATGTGTTTgtaataaggaaacaacattaccgTATaccaaagatcagaaaatagcataatatgggctctttaactTTCCAATTGCacatttgttgacctggtttatggttaatatctctgtaattacggGGCCTATCCACAAACAAAAGCTGGtgcaaagttcaatgtcttctctgtcagcataaaGAAATGTGaagatatttgtttttaacgATGAATTTAGAAAGTGAAAGCTATTActcaaccccaaagatgtgattgttgacTTTGCAGAATTTGTAGAACATTAACCCATAAGaataatatggcaagtttgagGAGCTAATCCCTTCCAAATAATGATAATTATaagtagacctgtcacgataacacattttgaagcttgatttattgctacagagaaatataatgGTAAACGATAACAACGACAAACGGCAAAATAACCATAAAACAGATAAATCCCAGGAAACCATTTTATAAATAGAAAATATTGCTTTCAAAAGTGTGTATCTTGTGTATTTCCTATAGAGTTACATAAACCCATACCCTCCAACTGAAAGCACAATGAATGCCTGCTTACGTAGTCTGATTAAATATGGTAACTTCTGaccatgtacctgattttgaagcTTGTTTGAACTATTAGCTTCAGCCTTTCTCTCATTCTAACGTTAAACTATGACAGACAAACaatttcacttatttatttttgcagagcCCATAGTCAAACAGCAGCTGGCTCAGGgcttcacaaaattgttgatCTAGCCAACAGGAAGtcagaaaatgttaacaatgaTGACAATGTTAACAATGTAAGAGTCATTGGTTAAAAAAACTGTCCAGAATAGTCATAGATTGCTGATTTCATGTTTCCCAATAACAACAAACCACACAGTGTTCTTATTAATTTCAttcaacaaagaaaaacaaagctgTGTATTAAAAGAAAATTCGGTCTCTCATTTTTATCACATATCTTTTTGCATTAAGGAGCAAAGGTATTTTCAGGCACAAGGAATTGAATGGTATGTACAAATGACCTAAGTTGTGCCCATTTGTAAATAACAGGTGAAACTGAATGAGTGCCCCACAGTGGAACTAAATACTGACATGACTTTTACAGTATGTGTTCAAGTGACCAGTAGGTGGAACTGTCACCAAAACAGCCGGGTGTCTGCTTCTGCAGTGAGCCTGTGTTCAAGTTTGTGCACTGTCTTGAGATCTTCAATATAtcttaacaaacaaataaattaagaaaatacatacattttaaaacaaaactgaggAATAGATCAGccgctgtttttttttgttttttttctggaacACCCACAACTGGCAATTTTTGTGCATATGAAACAAAAGCCATTTTCACACAACAACATCGGACAAGGTGCAGAGAAGCAGGACCATGTCTCTataatttcattcacatatgctGTCATTGCAGACTGTTGGGCGTATACAGGTAAATGAGGTAACAGCACAAAGTTGCAACAGCGACTCCCACAGATACAAGATAGATACAGGTGTGGAATGGATGAAGCCGTTATTGACCTGAGGCTTTTGATGAGCCATTCACGATGTAAACTCAGACAGCTGGAGAGGATATGGTCTGTGTAACTGTTGAAAATTTAGTCTGAGTGTCTCCACACGTCTCCCGATCCGTTAGTTCGTGAttctttaacaatatttattttgggtAGATctttaatacataataaaataccAGAGCACCCAAAATATAACTTTGGAGTAGACCACTctaaggaggaaggagaggagattCTAGCCCACTGCAGTTACAGTTAaaaccagacgtttacatacactgtataaaaagacacattcacttttttttccccctgtctgacatgaaatcagactaaacttgtcctgttttaggtcaattaggattaccaaaattatttttatttgttagatgcaagaataatgagagaaggacaaTTTTCCATTACTTtcttaaaagtaaaatgttcacatacagtaagattactatgcctttaaacaattCCAGAATGATGGATGATCCAGAtgaggtttattgacaacatttgagttaattagagacacacgtATGTATTTGAAggtacacctgaaacacactacttctttgtgtaacatcatggggaagtcaaatgaaaacagccaagatatcaggaagagaagtGTGGATtgtgcacaagtctggttcatcattgggtgcaatttcctgttgcctgaaggtgccatgttcatctgttcaaataattatacacaaatataaacaccatCATAGTGCGCCTTCCTGCGCCATCATAGTGCGcaggaaggagatgggttctgtgtcccagagataaATGTGCTTTGGTCCGAAATATGCATATCAACCtaagaacaaaaccaaaagaccttgtgaagatgctggttgaagctggtaagagtgtgtcattatccacagtgaaacaagtactaTACCGACATGGGCCGAAAGGCCACTcagccaggaagaagccattactaaaaaaaaaaaaaaaaaaaaacaaaaaaaaaaaaaaaagacagtttcAGTTTGTAAATGCACAAAGGGACAAAAACCtaaatttttctgacaaaactaaaattgaactgtttggccataatgagcacaCTATCCTATCTGTAAAAAATAcggggggtggcagcatcatgttatGGAGTTGTCTTGCTAcgggagggactggtgcacttcacaaaatagatgtcatcatgaggaaagaacattaagtggaaatactgaagcaacatctcaaaacatcagccaggaagtcaAAGCTTGgacacaaatgggtcttccaaatggacaatgtcCCAAaacatactgccaaactggttacaaagtggcttaagtcAACggtttggagtggccatcacaaagccctgatctcaatcctattgaaatgttaatttgaagtaaatggatgtaaataatagtaatttctGTGGTTAGAGCTTTATATTCTCTTCAAAAAAGAGGACAATAAGATTCCAGTAATAGTCTGCTAAAACTTAGTCCCAAGTAAAAATTAAGTGGGATCCAACCAGGTAAATGAGTGAGCACACAATTTGGCTTAAATTACATCTGGAATTCAATATTTGTAATACATACTAgacttaaaaaatgtaaataaaactgatTCTAAGTTATAAAAAGCCCCCACATTTGTACCCATACCACGGTTTGAGAAACACTATAAACCACACACTATGATGCACATACAAAACAAATGCCCTTATGTTGCCTACTGGGCTCTGTTGCAACTCAATAGCAGAAGTAATGTGTCAAAAATGCATGCAGACCACACCCCCCACATTTGCAGGAAGCTAGCCCATATGTGTCAGCTCTGTGGAAGCCATAGACCTGGGTTACACATCACAGAAGACAGCCAGAGATGGAGAGCCCCAAACAGGAAATTACTTAAAAGAATCAACGCAATATGTACCTATGCTTATTGAGAAAGAACAAGACCAATAGTACAAGTTGAACACAGAAGAAGACTTTTTGGACATAACAACATCACCAAGGAAAAGGTAAGAAATGGTCacttttgagtacatttttgcaGTTTAAAGTTTATAGTTTTGTTGAGTGGACTAGCTAGTGTATGAAGTCATGCTCCCCTAGAATGTATGTATCTTCTTTGTGAGGAATGTTTGCTATGTACGACTTAAGAGGACCACCAGGGATATTATGTTGGTTTAGGAGGTGATTGTGAAAAAGGGAGTTACACATGGACAAAGCTAAAGCTAGTAGGAACATTTTAGGGGCTCACTACAAAAAAGCAGAAGTGGAAAAACCCCAAACTTCCCACGGAGAGATGATTCATACAAGAAATATATTGAGTTTCCATTAGCAACACTACTATGCTGATGTGTGAAGTTGAAATATCTGAGCTATGTCAGTTATATTGGGTATAGTAAAATTACCTTATTTTGTTTATGGTTTTATAGTAATACCATGGATGTACTCCTCACCACAATGGTAAGAGTTTGGGAGTAATGGATTTCTGCATACTTAGTTACACAATAACAATGAAGTAAGTTTAAGTATTTTCAGAAGTGGTAAAGCAATATTTATTGCAGTTGTATTTAGTTTGGAAATAATGATattgtattactcaagtagtagtGTGAAACTGAACAAACGTGCAATTTTTATAGTATTTATAAGCATAGTAGGcttataataattttaataataaatgttagCTACGTTATTTATATGCACAGTTTAAATAATGGTTACAAAGAAGGAACACAAGCAAAACATGTCATGCttattataaaacacacacatagttCAGCTTGTGAATATGAACAGGTTTAtaagaaattatttaaaatagtaGTTCTATATTGTgattactagtactactatcactaccactattagtaccaccaccactactactactactactactactagcacctGCTACTACAAAACAAATTCTATTACTTGTATTACTGCTGATATACTTCGACTAATACTAGGTTACCACTGTCCCTAACCATTTCTTATTCTCATTCTGAACCCAATTAATATCTGAGAATAAACATCATTGTAAGAGGAAATGTTTGCTGAGCAAACAACTGAGGGATGTTATTACAGTAATGTAATTTCAAGAAATACTACTAACTTCTTTCTAAGTTATTCCAAAGAGAGTTTTGGTTTCTCTACTTACGCTTATGTAAGTACATAAACCAACACTCTCTTTGGAACAATTGTGCTTTTCTATTAAGAATAGCCTACTTACGTTGTCTTATCCAAATTatgacaaatatacaaatagtaTTAACAATAACATTGTTAGAACACATTTACAAGGGTCAGCATGTGCAATATTCGCATAATGCATCATACAAATGTAGAAGTACTAAGAATAAATTTCACTTTCTGTAAtagtgcttttgttttcaaggCTTTTGAATTTATGCAATAATTTTAATAACTTAAGAGGACAAAAGGGACTGAAATACAACAAATGTTTAGTAGCTAGAACATGTGAAATGGATATGATACTTTGATAGGATTAGGttcaacatatatatatatatatatatatatatatatatatatatatatatatatatatatatatatatatatatattgcagcAATATCTTCTTCAAAGACATCAATAAGTACATGTTTTGCATTACGTTTTAGGTTTGTATGAAGCTATCTATTCACAATCAGAAAATATGTCATTCCAAATATTTGAGAGTAGTTCACATTGTAATCCCGTTGCCTGGCATTTTGTAATGTCTCTTAAGCCTCAAGCattaactgaaataaatgttaacagTGAAATATTTGACTAAACAATGAAATATAAAAGTCAGAACAATACCTTCTTAACCTAAAGGTGTAGAGTAGTAAGACAAAAAAGCAGAGTTTCTTCCTATAGAAAAGTTTTGATCAGCATCATACCAGCTGGTGTATTTCCTTGTTGTAGGCTCTTCCTCAAACAAAGTAACCTTTTTAGATGATGGGTCACAGACAATTGCACTTTTTGTGGTCCTCTGCCGACAGGTCTTTTTTGAAGCATAGGGTCTGTTGTTTCAAGTAgtcagagttgtttttttttttttttaacattttctaaaTGACATCTCGGTATTGTCACATTGAGAAGTAGATAATGATATGTCATGCAGGGGCCTTGGTGGGGTTCACTCTCCCAAGTCTATGCATCGAGTCAACATCCACAAACTTCTGTCTATAGCCCAGAGCAGTGTTTCCACAAATGTCAATCACCACCAacctcacctcttctccctcctgcTCTGGCATCCCACGCAGTCGCAAATTCCACCATTGCTTGTAGTGAGCCAACCATTTTGTTTTCAACTCTTCCTTCTGCCTTATACACCCTCTGTTTCATGACTTGTAGTTCACCAGGAATACCTCCAAATGACAACTTCTGAACAGCTTGCGTTAGC includes the following:
- the p2ry10 gene encoding putative P2Y purinoceptor 10, which encodes MVLNASESWVSTTMNSSDRCHDNNTSRWEKDSEQMYMYFYLLLFLPGLFLNTIALWVLCRHISKKTKAVIFMINLAIADLAHILSLPLRIYYYFTHHWPFGRGVCLFCFYLKYLNMYAAIVFLVCISVQRCVFLLKPFSARRWRRRYDLLISFIVWVVVGVCCSPFILMRSPSKHQPTVSNLTQFKDLNLSLTNQGCFKDLPMRHVSQSTAVAMITFGELFGFLLPLLCISYSSFRIAHSLTQKQKSLDHQNSLRNRLHSFSSNVDIQYQEKQAKGEKHRALKMVLSCSGLFLFCFGPYHVNFLLYLLMSQDILTDCVTVVAVRKFHPFSLCIASLSCCLNPILYYFLTTEFRMHFMQRTTSFSDTFLSSPLSSPKYNSGKYKPKRMDSTLSNF